One genomic region from Gemmatimonadota bacterium encodes:
- a CDS encoding enolase, with product MKITDVETIQFKYIANTEQDSDGHGHPGPEREAVQTLLIISTDEDVSGYWFGANARVINSMVKPELIGKDPFMREQIWHDLNHRQRINSDTITDKVIMSVDLALWDLAGRAVNQPVYKLLGGYRDKVPAYASTMCGDDLEGGLATPEDYARFAEWCMKRGYPAFKLHTWQPPYEGAPSVKRDLEACAAVREAVGPDVPLMLDPYHYYDREASLALAKGLEKLDYYWMEEPMDEHSMSSYVWLCEQTSLPICGPETCEGKMYVRAEWIKAGACDISRCGVGDVGGLTPLMKTVHLCESFGMRCEIHGGGPGNLHALCAMTNGEFYERGLLHPFIDFDEQAPWLHEHGEPMDDQGFVHVPQRPGLGMNINWNYIEKNRIRM from the coding sequence TTGAAAATCACCGATGTCGAAACCATTCAATTCAAATATATCGCCAACACCGAACAGGACAGCGATGGACACGGGCATCCTGGACCCGAACGCGAAGCTGTTCAAACCCTGCTCATCATTTCAACCGATGAAGACGTATCCGGATACTGGTTCGGTGCAAATGCACGGGTGATCAACAGCATGGTCAAGCCAGAACTCATTGGCAAAGACCCCTTTATGCGCGAACAAATCTGGCACGACCTCAACCACCGCCAGCGCATCAACTCAGACACGATAACAGATAAAGTCATCATGTCCGTTGACCTCGCCCTCTGGGACCTCGCCGGACGCGCCGTCAATCAACCCGTTTACAAATTGCTCGGCGGGTACCGCGACAAAGTACCCGCCTATGCATCTACCATGTGCGGCGACGACCTCGAAGGCGGCTTGGCCACGCCCGAAGACTATGCCCGCTTTGCCGAATGGTGTATGAAACGCGGGTACCCCGCCTTCAAACTCCACACCTGGCAGCCCCCCTACGAAGGTGCCCCCAGTGTCAAACGCGACCTCGAAGCCTGCGCTGCCGTGCGCGAAGCTGTCGGCCCCGACGTACCCCTCATGCTCGACCCCTATCACTATTATGACCGCGAAGCCTCGCTTGCCCTGGCAAAAGGACTCGAAAAACTCGACTACTACTGGATGGAAGAACCCATGGACGAACACAGCATGTCGTCCTATGTCTGGCTTTGTGAACAAACGTCTTTACCAATATGCGGTCCCGAAACCTGCGAAGGCAAAATGTATGTGCGCGCCGAATGGATCAAAGCCGGAGCGTGCGATATTTCCCGCTGCGGCGTCGGCGACGTGGGCGGTTTGACCCCCCTCATGAAAACCGTTCACCTGTGCGAATCCTTTGGCATGCGCTGCGAAATCCACGGAGGCGGTCCCGGCAACCTGCACGCCCTGTGCGCCATGACCAATGGCGAATTTTACGAACGCGGCCTCCTCCACCCCTTCATCGACTTCGATGAACAGGCGCCCTGGCTGCACGAACACGGCGAACCCATGGATGACCAGGGATTTGTCCATGTTCCCCAGCGTCCGGGATTGGGCATGAATATTAATTGGAATTATATCGAAAAAAACAGGATCAGGATGTAA
- a CDS encoding sulfatase-like hydrolase/transferase, producing MNQPNVIVIMSDQMKATASHLYGSAFCQTPSLERMANEGVLFKHAVTPHPLCVPCRISFWTSQFPHSHGGRRNQTLMPGDATHAFKLWKAAGYRCGLIGKNHCFEEQSDLDLFDVWCEIGHGGLPRGSATKGMDWFRSRESINAAHAVRRNLPDISPQFSYGVSDFPLEDYSTGLVAGQTVRFLEQFGNDPFALWVSIPDPHTPYECPERYAIALDDVVMPPWRADEYSDGTAPERNRVLHAMIGVEDDPIEDVKGCVGVYHGMVRFLDDGVGQILDALDRLNLRENTVVVFCADHGDFSGEHAQIAKGGAFYDCLTRVPLIVSCPGQIPQGVVDESCVNLIDIVPTVLQLQGHDVPRSMYGEGLPTVTDTAPRDAAFSEYGAGGPAFTMADLEQLEKPWGRRAIGQSLQWREAEGRRKMVRTAEWKYVHDPMGDRDELYDLVNDPWELYNVIDNADHRDVIADLQLKLADWSIRTEDARPVPMPE from the coding sequence ATGAACCAACCCAATGTAATCGTTATTATGAGCGATCAGATGAAGGCAACGGCGAGCCATTTATACGGCAGTGCGTTTTGTCAGACACCGTCGTTGGAGCGGATGGCGAATGAAGGGGTGTTGTTCAAACACGCTGTTACGCCGCATCCGCTGTGTGTGCCGTGCCGCATTTCGTTTTGGACCTCCCAGTTTCCTCATTCGCACGGTGGGCGGCGAAATCAGACGCTGATGCCTGGGGATGCGACGCATGCGTTTAAGCTGTGGAAAGCTGCGGGATATCGGTGTGGACTGATTGGGAAAAATCACTGTTTTGAGGAACAAAGCGATCTCGATTTGTTCGATGTGTGGTGTGAGATCGGACATGGAGGATTGCCCAGAGGCTCCGCGACAAAGGGAATGGATTGGTTTCGGTCCCGTGAGTCGATCAATGCGGCACATGCGGTGAGAAGGAATTTGCCGGATATTAGTCCGCAATTTTCCTATGGGGTTAGCGATTTTCCGCTGGAGGATTATTCGACCGGGTTGGTGGCGGGACAGACCGTGCGGTTTTTGGAGCAATTTGGCAATGATCCATTCGCGCTGTGGGTTTCCATTCCCGATCCTCATACGCCGTATGAATGTCCCGAGCGGTATGCGATTGCACTCGATGATGTGGTGATGCCACCCTGGCGAGCGGATGAGTATAGCGATGGTACAGCGCCCGAACGCAATCGGGTCTTGCATGCGATGATTGGGGTGGAAGATGATCCGATTGAAGACGTAAAGGGATGCGTGGGCGTGTATCACGGAATGGTGCGTTTTTTGGATGATGGCGTGGGGCAGATTTTAGATGCGCTGGACAGGCTCAATTTGCGCGAGAATACGGTTGTGGTTTTCTGTGCAGATCACGGCGATTTTTCGGGTGAGCACGCGCAGATCGCCAAAGGAGGTGCGTTTTACGATTGTTTGACGCGCGTGCCGCTTATCGTGTCGTGTCCGGGACAGATCCCGCAGGGCGTGGTGGATGAGAGTTGTGTCAATTTGATCGATATTGTGCCGACGGTTTTGCAATTGCAGGGGCACGATGTGCCGCGTTCTATGTACGGGGAGGGATTGCCCACGGTTACGGATACAGCGCCGAGAGATGCGGCTTTTTCAGAATACGGCGCAGGAGGACCGGCATTTACTATGGCAGATTTAGAGCAGCTTGAGAAGCCATGGGGAAGGCGGGCTATTGGGCAGTCTTTGCAATGGCGCGAAGCTGAGGGCCGCCGCAAGATGGTGCGTACTGCCGAATGGAAGTACGTGCATGATCCTATGGGGGATCGGGATGAGTTGTACGATCTGGTGAACGATCCCTGGGAATTGTACAATGTGATAGATAATGCCGATCACCGCGATGTTATCGCAGATTTGCAATTAAAATTGGCGGATTGGAGTATTCGCACAGAGGATGCGAGACCCGTTCCAATGCCAGAGTGA
- a CDS encoding Gfo/Idh/MocA family oxidoreductase codes for MLLILVKLRGNMMKDILSVGLIGAGSNAGGHARGIAANENIRLAAVMDIDRSRAEALATEHKARAYGVLDDLLNDPEVDAVHVCSIHKVHAEQVVAAARAGKHVLVEKPMALSVAECDRMIAACEDAGVVLMVGQVMRHFPVNLKVKALIQEGAIGEVGHMIRRRYGNFDPPDRSWYLDLELGGVCVLYCFGPHEYDILPWYIDSPVVKVYSQGSESAERYAGQKDSYSTIMNHKDGTVSVLTQTVVTHTGAHDTYIMGSEGSIWMTNQKLMVNGKEVPVDVTSRVGMPSQIAEFVDCCLNGKVPDANGRSVRHTMAVIEAVKLSAESGEPVMVNGEDV; via the coding sequence ATGCTTTTAATTCTTGTCAAATTGCGGGGTAATATGATGAAAGACATTTTATCTGTTGGGCTGATTGGTGCAGGTTCGAATGCGGGAGGACATGCGCGCGGTATTGCGGCGAATGAAAATATCCGTCTGGCGGCGGTTATGGATATTGACCGCAGTCGGGCAGAGGCTCTTGCGACTGAGCACAAAGCCCGCGCTTATGGGGTGTTGGATGATTTGTTGAATGATCCCGAAGTGGATGCCGTGCATGTGTGTTCGATTCACAAAGTACACGCCGAGCAGGTGGTTGCCGCTGCGCGTGCTGGAAAACATGTGCTGGTTGAAAAGCCAATGGCGCTGTCTGTGGCCGAATGCGATCGCATGATTGCTGCGTGTGAGGATGCCGGTGTGGTGCTGATGGTGGGGCAGGTGATGCGGCACTTTCCAGTGAATTTAAAGGTGAAGGCGCTGATTCAGGAGGGTGCGATTGGCGAGGTCGGGCACATGATCCGCAGGCGATACGGCAATTTTGATCCGCCTGACCGATCGTGGTATCTCGATTTGGAATTGGGCGGTGTTTGTGTTTTGTATTGTTTTGGTCCGCACGAGTACGATATTTTACCCTGGTATATCGATTCCCCCGTGGTTAAGGTATATTCGCAAGGCAGTGAAAGCGCAGAGCGATACGCAGGGCAAAAGGATTCTTATTCGACGATTATGAATCACAAAGATGGCACGGTAAGTGTGCTGACGCAAACTGTGGTGACGCATACTGGCGCACACGATACGTATATTATGGGTAGTGAGGGATCTATTTGGATGACCAATCAGAAATTGATGGTCAATGGCAAAGAAGTGCCCGTAGATGTGACATCGCGGGTAGGGATGCCCAGTCAGATTGCCGAATTTGTAGATTGTTGTCTCAATGGAAAAGTGCCCGATGCCAATGGCAGGTCTGTGCGGCATACGATGGCTGTGATTGAGGCGGTGAAGCTCAGTGCCGAGAGTGGTGAACCGGTGATGGTCAATGGAGAGGATGTATGA
- a CDS encoding S9 family peptidase, translating into MDVLLDDVKLPSHLDRLTDTALDLRRVQGMVRVGPDVLFVILSGSLYKLTAERAVLEPVFDSVTRIWPADENCALVESEGALWRVDLDGTKGRLLTIPKGTISYDVKWGIRGLVVGALVDRRESVDPKAPYFYPASREKVTLCRYASIEGWHDLADVPEGCGNLSMCRYGRRIAWRESLNVIPEEAQRGEFYGFDLNTNEVRKLTEGAGKVGRVVMASDGSALLYEANHEAAYPITTHTDLWWLSWDGSERVNLTEGGRCIARFGWGPRDKTAWVSFVEGLQTQTEVLALDGTPEGTFGDLDAVSDIVWMPDGLAIFETEDAERFPAIWTGMRRVPLPQPENYEDLRVLEMEWEAPDGMEIEGVLYEADRLRGSAPLLVSAHGGPAAPVENVRSEVVRYRHLLRAGYRVFRPAFRGSLGFGDDFARSNIGCQGRADLEDIVSGIDFLIEEGLALKNRVGIFGGSYGGYMTLRALAVTDRFQAGVALFGFIDNRRMTLETGDFTYETEYLEPLSWPITERTRGGDVFPNLGAIRTPLLLLHGDQDPICPLSESKVTCRALESLGVPVGLVVYPGEGHGFRKEKNRRDSARRTLAWFLNYLPP; encoded by the coding sequence ATGGATGTGTTGCTGGATGATGTCAAATTGCCGTCGCATTTAGATCGTCTGACGGATACGGCTCTGGATCTCAGGCGTGTGCAGGGTATGGTGCGCGTTGGTCCCGATGTGTTATTTGTGATATTGAGTGGCTCCTTGTACAAGTTGACCGCTGAGAGAGCCGTGCTCGAGCCCGTGTTTGATTCGGTGACACGCATTTGGCCGGCCGATGAAAATTGTGCGCTGGTCGAATCTGAAGGCGCGCTATGGCGGGTTGATCTGGATGGTACAAAGGGGCGTTTGCTCACCATTCCCAAAGGGACGATTTCCTATGATGTCAAATGGGGAATACGGGGCTTGGTTGTAGGTGCGCTTGTGGATCGCCGCGAGTCTGTGGATCCCAAAGCACCTTATTTTTATCCCGCGTCCAGAGAAAAGGTCACGCTGTGTCGATATGCTTCAATTGAAGGGTGGCACGATCTTGCCGATGTGCCAGAAGGATGCGGGAACTTGAGCATGTGTCGGTATGGCCGTCGGATCGCGTGGCGAGAATCCCTCAATGTGATTCCAGAAGAAGCGCAGCGGGGAGAGTTTTACGGATTTGATTTGAATACAAATGAGGTGCGAAAGTTGACTGAGGGTGCGGGCAAAGTCGGCCGTGTGGTGATGGCTTCGGATGGCTCTGCGTTGCTTTACGAAGCGAATCACGAGGCGGCGTATCCCATTACGACACATACGGATTTGTGGTGGTTGTCATGGGATGGCAGCGAACGAGTGAATCTCACAGAGGGGGGGCGCTGTATTGCGCGCTTTGGCTGGGGACCTCGCGACAAAACTGCCTGGGTGTCGTTTGTGGAGGGTTTGCAAACGCAGACGGAAGTACTGGCTCTGGATGGAACGCCAGAAGGGACATTTGGCGATCTGGACGCAGTATCAGATATTGTGTGGATGCCCGATGGTCTGGCTATTTTTGAAACCGAGGATGCGGAGAGATTCCCCGCAATTTGGACGGGAATGCGCAGGGTGCCCTTGCCCCAGCCTGAGAATTACGAGGATCTGCGCGTTTTAGAAATGGAATGGGAAGCCCCCGATGGCATGGAGATTGAAGGCGTGCTCTACGAAGCAGATAGACTTAGAGGCTCTGCCCCGTTGCTGGTTTCGGCACACGGGGGGCCTGCCGCTCCGGTGGAGAATGTGCGGAGCGAGGTGGTTCGATATCGCCATTTGTTGCGGGCAGGCTACCGGGTTTTTCGTCCGGCATTTCGAGGTTCTCTGGGTTTTGGGGACGATTTCGCGCGGAGCAATATCGGATGCCAGGGGCGGGCCGATCTCGAGGATATTGTTTCGGGTATTGATTTTTTGATTGAAGAGGGGCTTGCATTAAAAAATCGGGTGGGTATTTTCGGTGGGTCTTACGGGGGATATATGACTTTGCGGGCGCTGGCTGTGACGGATCGGTTTCAGGCTGGCGTTGCGCTTTTCGGCTTTATCGACAACAGGCGGATGACTCTGGAGACGGGTGATTTTACGTATGAGACAGAGTATTTGGAACCGCTGTCGTGGCCAATTACAGAGCGTACGCGCGGGGGCGATGTGTTTCCCAATTTAGGCGCAATTCGCACGCCGCTACTGTTGTTGCACGGCGATCAGGACCCGATTTGTCCGCTGTCAGAATCCAAAGTCACCTGTCGTGCGCTGGAATCACTGGGGGTGCCAGTGGGCCTGGTGGTGTATCCGGGCGAGGGCCACGGGTTTCGGAAAGAGAAAAACCGCCGCGATAGTGCGCGGCGAACGCTGGCCTGGTTTTTGAACTATTTGCCGCCGTAA
- a CDS encoding Gfo/Idh/MocA family oxidoreductase, with product MFLAAIQCFAMLVSTNFSCSCNSFCFLYYSLTKEQFMNPVKFGIVGIGGFGQTHVRSVEALERKGRARLNAAVVIDPENHPEKLAEFKTRNVRVYDTFDDLLSAGGMDYVTLPIGIHYHVPYSVAALEAGFNVICEKPLSATVQDANHLINIKNKTGKIALIGYQSIYAPSIQTIKTRLLDGRLGKLHAIRIKGGWPRNNLYYSRNTWAGRLTLDDDTCVLDSPINNAMAHDLNNAMYLCGATHHESAIPETVQAELYRARDIQTLDTAVLRIVANGVDVLIGLSHSTRENFGPLMQLQCEHGTVEWSRPGSIIRYNDGSTETFEEHNLRDHHGPFHNAIDVLQNNATPLCPPEVARAQTLCVNGAHESCPNIATVDHSEIEVVKRDGATFHIIKGLDDLLDQSFRTGKLFSELGVSWAISPQPYDMTNYDHYPYGGK from the coding sequence ATGTTTTTAGCCGCAATCCAGTGTTTTGCAATGTTAGTATCCACTAATTTCAGTTGCTCGTGCAATAGCTTTTGTTTTCTTTATTATTCTCTCACAAAGGAGCAATTTATGAACCCCGTAAAATTTGGCATTGTTGGCATTGGCGGTTTTGGCCAAACGCACGTACGCTCTGTCGAAGCACTCGAACGAAAAGGACGCGCGCGCCTCAATGCCGCTGTTGTCATTGATCCGGAAAACCACCCCGAAAAACTCGCCGAATTTAAAACCCGCAATGTTCGCGTTTACGACACATTTGACGACCTCCTCAGCGCAGGAGGCATGGACTACGTCACTCTACCCATTGGCATTCACTATCACGTCCCTTATTCCGTTGCAGCGCTCGAAGCGGGATTCAATGTTATCTGTGAAAAACCACTATCAGCCACAGTACAGGACGCCAACCACTTGATAAATATAAAAAACAAAACGGGCAAAATCGCGCTCATCGGATATCAATCGATCTACGCTCCAAGCATTCAGACCATCAAAACCCGCTTATTGGACGGTCGGCTGGGCAAGTTGCATGCGATTCGCATCAAAGGCGGATGGCCGCGCAACAACCTATATTACAGCCGCAACACCTGGGCCGGTCGGCTCACACTCGACGACGACACCTGTGTTCTCGACAGCCCGATTAACAACGCCATGGCACACGACCTCAACAATGCGATGTACCTGTGCGGCGCAACCCATCACGAATCGGCCATACCCGAAACTGTACAGGCCGAACTCTACCGAGCACGCGATATCCAGACACTCGACACAGCCGTACTCCGCATTGTCGCAAATGGCGTTGACGTCCTCATCGGCCTATCCCATTCCACCCGCGAAAATTTCGGTCCCCTCATGCAACTCCAGTGCGAACATGGAACAGTCGAATGGAGCCGACCAGGTTCAATCATTCGCTACAATGACGGCAGCACAGAAACCTTTGAAGAGCACAACTTGCGCGACCACCACGGCCCGTTTCACAACGCCATAGACGTACTGCAAAACAACGCCACGCCCCTGTGTCCGCCAGAAGTTGCACGCGCACAAACCCTGTGTGTCAATGGCGCACACGAAAGTTGTCCGAATATCGCCACAGTCGATCACAGTGAAATCGAAGTCGTCAAACGCGACGGCGCAACCTTCCACATCATCAAGGGTCTCGACGACCTGTTAGACCAGAGTTTTCGCACGGGCAAACTCTTCTCAGAACTCGGCGTCAGTTGGGCAATCTCACCCCAGCCTTATGACATGACGAACTACGACCATTATCCTTACGGCGGCAAATAG
- a CDS encoding sulfatase-like hydrolase/transferase, with translation MARNLLLITTDQQRWDSLPCYGLDFMQTPNLDRLAREGMVFDHCIVPSPVCVPCRASIMSGQYPSVTGVLGNGNWLPDHVPTWPRIISQTGRRTAAIGKMHFHPWDSHQGFDERIMAEDKRHIYLPDHHVQFLAAHGLDRPHPTTLPGYYENMGASITPHERKFHVDGFVGDQAAEWLQQNGSDPFATWVSFPGPHDPYDPPEDMALMYADAPIPEPVGSPEELADKPPAQRDRGRGSLSNSMFRLDYSKATPEHYRKWREHYYANISLIDEGIGKIIAALEAHGVLDDTLIIFTSDHGDALGDHGLPFKGFFYDCMSRVPLIIRGPDVPAHQRAPGLVSIIDLVPLFYHACDTEPPGTLQGEDIRRLFKDPTATIRQAAFCEIGGRAMVRTESYKYAHYADGSAELYDLENDPDELVNRADDAHLAHVEHDLKSRLLEHWIDNQKHQSNYVSAPQYWVREALEADYKKQQEEGGDLRYRPLY, from the coding sequence ATGGCTCGCAACCTCCTTTTAATCACCACCGATCAACAGCGCTGGGACAGCCTGCCCTGTTACGGCCTCGACTTTATGCAAACCCCCAACCTCGACCGCCTTGCACGCGAAGGCATGGTATTTGACCATTGCATCGTCCCCTCCCCTGTATGCGTGCCTTGTCGTGCATCCATCATGAGCGGGCAGTACCCCAGTGTAACAGGCGTACTCGGCAATGGCAACTGGCTACCCGATCACGTGCCAACCTGGCCGCGCATCATTTCGCAGACCGGAAGGCGCACCGCGGCCATTGGCAAAATGCACTTTCATCCTTGGGACTCGCACCAGGGCTTTGACGAACGCATCATGGCCGAAGACAAACGGCACATTTACCTGCCCGACCACCACGTACAATTTCTCGCTGCACATGGCCTTGACCGACCGCACCCCACCACATTGCCGGGTTATTACGAAAACATGGGCGCATCCATCACACCACACGAACGCAAATTTCACGTCGATGGCTTTGTCGGCGATCAGGCAGCCGAATGGCTCCAACAAAACGGGAGCGACCCCTTTGCCACATGGGTCAGCTTTCCCGGACCACACGACCCCTACGACCCCCCAGAAGACATGGCCCTTATGTATGCCGACGCGCCCATCCCTGAACCCGTCGGTTCCCCGGAGGAACTCGCCGACAAACCACCTGCCCAAAGAGACCGCGGTCGCGGTAGCCTGTCCAACTCCATGTTTCGCCTGGACTATTCAAAAGCCACACCAGAACACTACCGCAAATGGCGCGAGCACTACTACGCCAACATCAGCCTGATTGACGAAGGCATCGGCAAAATCATCGCCGCACTTGAAGCCCATGGCGTACTCGACGACACCCTCATCATCTTCACCAGCGATCACGGCGACGCACTGGGCGATCACGGCCTCCCCTTCAAAGGCTTCTTTTACGACTGCATGTCCCGCGTGCCCCTCATCATTCGCGGTCCCGATGTCCCCGCCCATCAGCGCGCTCCGGGCCTTGTCAGCATCATTGATCTCGTCCCACTCTTTTATCACGCCTGCGATACCGAACCGCCCGGCACACTTCAGGGAGAGGACATTCGCCGATTATTCAAAGACCCCACCGCGACCATCCGACAGGCCGCATTTTGCGAAATTGGCGGTCGCGCTATGGTGCGAACCGAAAGCTACAAATACGCACACTACGCCGACGGATCTGCCGAACTTTACGACCTCGAAAACGATCCCGATGAACTCGTCAACCGCGCGGACGACGCGCACCTCGCCCATGTTGAACACGACCTCAAATCCCGCTTGCTCGAACACTGGATCGACAACCAGAAACACCAATCAAACTACGTCTCTGCCCCGCAATACTGGGTGCGAGAGGCACTTGAAGCCGATTACAAAAAACAACAGGAAGAAGGCGGAGATCTACGTTATAGACCGCTGTATTGA